A single region of the Theileria annulata chromosome 4, complete sequence, *** SEQUENCING IN PROGRESS *** genome encodes:
- a CDS encoding DNA-directed RNA polymerase III largest subunit (RPC homologue), putative (SMART RPOLA_N (SM00663) at aa 304-610, E()=1.84e-156; pfam:RNA_pol_Rpb1_4 (PF050000) at aa 814-922, E()=1.80e-42; pfam:RNA_pol_Rpb1_5 (PF04998) at aa 929-1600, E()=2.00e-64) → MVAPKRQKVKQEVTSSTKEETSTSNKGGFDFLEIYNKYESANSKDFVKSEPTKKAEIVKSSSFMMEAQTEGFLRKEYVLPSTNKTIIDSLQFDVMASSDISRASEIEIEHKQLYLINSRKPCLYGPLDSRLGCFLMVITGCNNKDAICETCGKGYNECVGHWGHIKLALPVFHIGFFKYTIQILYCICKKCSSLLLSEESIKKFYELHKKAQDDPVLKPLIFKNIVQDCKKISKCPRCQSPQGVIKKIVKPIIDQFMKLKHIVKYKESGKMKTVEEELNPLVVKHLFENIDPVHSKVLNIVHPEKLIISNLPAPPNCIRPSVSVGEEGTTEDDLTCIFSDIVESNNQLKSYIKNGAQTNSFIVHWQIIQYQCTRFINSDSPALAQLLLSRRVSKPGRGIFQRLKGKEGRFRGNLSGKRVDFSARTVISPDPNVGIDEVVVPEWIARRLTFPERVTKYNIHVLKKAILNGVSVWPGASYVNKLDGSKCSLRFANPKHMSENLQVGDIVERHLWNGDIVIFNRQPSLHRLSIMCHRARVMSGSTFRFNECVCLPYNADFDGDEMNLHLPQTYEARAEALHLLSVLKNLTTPRNGEPLIAPVQDFLCASYLLTSKDMFLNRSEFSQVISYFTDGTIQVDLPPPSIIHPVTLWTGKQVFSVLIKPNNKSKVMVNIRVREREYTDPNQYYKNLNKDNLEGGKVENTKSQTSSNDVKPVSFMKLDDCMCPSDGYVVIYKSELMCGSLGVRSLGASKGGLFYELMLKNSPKISSECMLRVSKLSSRWLSEFGMTIGLDDVTPSKELIDKKKQLLLDGYSRVDEAISNFQFLQPYPGCTREQTLELQVKSILDELRNESGKICTSLLNPDNKPLIMFNSGAKGALINIAQMVACVGQQNVSGQRIQNGFIGRTLPHFTMGCKDAKSRGFVANSFFTGLEPEEFFFHTMSGREGLIDTAVKTSETGYMQRRLMKVMEDLSVCYDYSVRTSDGQIVQFLYGDDGLSSLSKSCFTNLKSSLDHIKHINPINKQLIFTSSHIDPTHLDNQEQGPSKRRNKLKRSGTNTNKERKCTQDSKWILPPKNVEELLEKVDSLLMDKEFVSKLPPQIKNKVASYIHWIKPTETDCEACPEKDRRKFLERLDSRQFSRAKSVDDNIINTFKNHIVAYFSVYVENSYSRRNVPLFPCEIEAWTKFLQPLLVELLPPTIYNHSCVSQVSDYPYSYGIGSVYEFGNTIERVLMEHSEKIALVLDKKYEQVFESINTESQTVIERFKLVNTVNRISLEQMFEFIRYSWKDYQKSLCEPGEAIGALGSQSIGEPATQMTLKTFHFAGVASMNVTLGVPRIQEIINATSLIATPIIEVPLEDKTSYEFALKVKSKIEKTTLGQICLNIKQLYTPQNSKLLFTLNRNLIEQLHLEINSNKFLIIPDFYTHHIYTYLDIIIETGSFGKVKIPKNSVYSIGDWQICIELPSNQQHFFQQNALISGLTQLVVAGYKSIKRAVIKRESTPQGPNYQIAVEGYGLQEVMGSYGVMSSAVKSNHVSEVAKVLGIEAARSVIISEIQKCMDAYSIDIDCRYMKLLGDVMTFRGEVVGINRFGIQKMRSSALMLASFEETNDHLLEAALHHRRDPIKGVSECIIMGKPISLGTGSFDILMSN, encoded by the exons ATGGTGGCGCCTAAGAGGCAGAAGGTCAAACAAGAAGTTACTTCTTCGACCAAAGAAGAAACATCTACAAGCAATAAAGGAGGATTCGATTTCTTAGAAATTTATAACAAATATGAATCTGCCAATTCTAAAGATTTTGTTAAATCTGAACCAACAAAAAAGGCGGAAATAGTCAAGTCCTCTAGTTTCATGATGGAAGCGCAAACAGAAGGATTCCTGAGAAAAGAATATGTACTTCCATCCACAAACAAAACGATAATTGATAGCCTCCAGTTTGATGTTATGGCAAGCTCAGATATCTCCAGAGCTTCAGAAATAGAAATCGAACATAAACAACTATACTTGATTAATTCAAGAAAACCTTGCCTTTATGGACCTCTGGACTCAAGATTAGGTTGtttt CTAATGGTTATAACAGGATGTAACAATAAAGATGCGATATGTGAAACATGCGGGAAAGGATATAACGAATGTGTTGGACATTGGGGACATATAAAACTAGCATTGCCTGTGTTTCATATAGGGTTCTTCAAGTACACAATACAGATACTGTACTGCATATGTAAGAAGTGCTCGTCACTTTTACTCTCAGAGGAGTCAATCAAGAAGTTTTACGAATTACATAAAAAGGCTCAAG ATGACCCGGTCCTAAAGCCACTGATATTTAAGAATATAGTTCAAGATTGTAAGAAAATCTCAAAGTGCCCAAGGTGCCAATCGCCACAAGGagtaattaaaaaaatagtAAAGCCAATAATCGATCAGTTCATGAAGCTGAAAcatattgtaaaatataaagagTCTGGGAAAATGAAGACAGTGGAGGAGGAATTAAACCCACTGGTTGTGAAGCACTTATTTGAGAACATTGACCCAGTACACTCAAAGGTCCTTAATATAGTTCACCCGGAAaaactaattatttcaaatcTACCAGCTCCACCg aacTGTATAAGGCCATCAGTATCTGTAGGTGAGGAGGGTACCACTGAAGATGACCTAACGTGTATATTTTCGGATATCGTAGAG AGTAATAATCAACTGAAATCATATATAAAGAACGGAGCGCAGACGAATTCATTCATCGTGCACTGGCAGATTATACAGTACCAGTGTACTCGATTCATTAACTCTGATTCACCAGCACTAGCACAACTGTTGTTATCAAGAAGAGTATCTAAACCGGGAAGAGGAATATTCCAAAGACTAAAAg gAAAGGAAGGAAGGTTTAGAGGAAACTTGTCGGGGAAAAGAGTAGATTTCTCAGCAAGAACAGTAATATCTCCAGATCCAAATGTAGGAATAGATGAAGTAGTAGTACCGGAGTGGATTGCAAGAAGACTAACATTCCCAGAAAGAGTAACCAAGTATAACATACATGTTCTGAAAAAAGCAATACTGAATGGAGTGTCGGTGTGGCCAGGAGCATCATACGTAAACAAATTAGATGGCAGCAAGTGTAGCCTAAGATTTGCAAATCCGAAACATATGTCTGAAAATTTACAAGTGGGAGATATAGTAGAAAGGCATCTATGGAACGGAGATATTGTAATTTTCAATAGGCAGCCCTCGTTGCATAGGCTAAGCATAATGTGCCATCGAGCAAGAGTAATGAGTGGATCAACATTTAGATTTAATGAGTGTGTTTGTTTACCATACAACGCAGATTTTGATGGAGATGAAATGAACCTTCACCTCCCACAAACATACGAAGCAAGAGCAGAAGCACTACACCTACTGAGTGTTCTGAAAAACTTGACGACACCAAGAAACGGAGAACCACTTATAGCACCAGTCCAGGATTTTCTGTGTGCTTCATACCTACTAACAAGCAAGGACATGTTTCTTAACCGTTCAGAGTTCTCCCAGGTTATTTCTTACTTTACAGACGGAACGATACAAGTAGATTTGCCGCCACCATCAATAATACACCCAGTAACACTATGGACAGGAAAACAAGTGTTTAGCGTTTTGATTAAACCAAACAACAAATCGAAAGTGATGGTAAACATAAGAGTAAGAGAGAGAGAATATACAGATCCTAACCAATACTATAAGAATTTAAACAAGGATAATTTAGAAGGTGGTAAAGTTGAAAACACAAAATCACAAACATCTTCAAATGATGTAAAACCAGTAAGTTTTATGAAACTGGACGATTGTATGTGTCCAAGCGATGGATACgttgtaatatataagtCGGAGTTGATGTGCGGAAGCCTTGGAGTTAGATCGTTAGGAGCAAGTAAAGGAGGCTTGTTTTATGAACTAATGCTCAAAAATAGCCCTAAGATATCCTCAGAATGCATGCTGAGAGTGAGCAAGCTATCGAGCAGATGGTTGTCAGAATTTGGAATGACAATAGGACTAGACGATGTCACGCCGAGCAAAGAATTGATAGATAAGAAGAAACAATTGTTGCTAGATGGATACTCAAGAGTGGATGAAGCAATTAGTAATTTCCAGTTCCTACAACCATACCCAGGTTGTACAAGAGAACAAACACTAGAGTTACAAGTGAAATCAATTCTGGATGAATTGCGTAATGAATCTGGCAAAATATGCACATCTCTACTAAACCCAGATAATAAGCCATTGATCATGTTTAACTCAGGAGCCAAGGGTGCACTGATAAATATTGCGCAAATGGTAGCATGCGTAGGACAGCAAAATGTGTCGGGACAAAGGATCCAAAACGGCTTCATAGGAAGAACATTACCTCACTTCACAATGGGATGTAAGGATGCAAAGAGCAGAGGCTTCGTAGCAAACTCATTCTTTACAGGGCTTGAACCAGAAGAGTTCTTTTTCCATACAATGTCGGGAAGAGAAGGGTTGATAGATACAGCAGTCAAGACCTCAGAAACAGGATATATGCAACGCAGACTAATgaag GTTATGGAGGATTTGTCAGTGTGTTATGACTACAGTGTGAGGACTAGTGATGGTCAGATAGTCCAATTTTTGTATGGTGATGACGGTTTGTCCTCATTATCAAAGTCGTGTTTCACTAACTTGAAGAGTTCACTGGACCATATAAAACATATTAACCCGATTAATAAGCAACTAATATTTACATCATCGCACATAGACCCAACACACCTTGATAACCAGGAACAAG GACCATCAAAGAGGAGAAATAAGTTGAAAAGGAGTGGAACAAACACGAATAAGGAGCGAAAGTGTACACAGGATAGTAAATGGATACTTCCTCCAAAAAACGTAGAGGAATTACTTGAGAAAGTAGATTCGCTACTAATGGATAAAGAATTCGTCAGTAAATTGCCTCCACAAATTAAGAATAAGGTGGCTTCATACATCCACTGGATAAAACCTACGGAAACAGATTGTGAGGCGTGCCCTGAAAAGGATCGCAGAAAATTTTTGGAAAGGTTAGACTCGAGGCAATTCAGCAGAGCTAAATCGGTTGACGATAACAttataaatacatttaaaaaCCACATCGTTGCGTATTTCTCAGTATATGTTGAAAACAGCTACTCCAGGAGGAATGTTCCGTTGTTTCCTTGTGAAATTGAGGCATGGACAAAGTTCCTCCAACCATTACTAGTAGAACTACTGCCTCCAACGATATACAACCATTCATGTGTTTCACAGGTTAGTGATTATCCATATAGTTAT gGTATTGGAAGTGTATATGAGTTTGGGAATACAATTGAGAGGGTGCTTATGGAACACTCTGAAAAGATAGCGTTGGTGcttgataaaaaatatgaacAGGTTTTCGAGTCAATAAACACAGAGTCCCAAACTGTAATTGAGAGATTCAAGCTGGTTAACACAGTGAACAGAATTTCACTGGAACAGATGTTCGAGTTCATCAGGTATAGCTGGAAAGATTACCAGAAGAGTTTATGTGAGCCAGGAGAAGCTATTGGAGCATTGGGATCCCAATCTATAGGTGAACCAGCAACCCAGATGACCTTAAAAACATTCCATTTCGCAGGGGTAGCCTCAATGAATGTAACACTGGGTGTCCCCAGAATTCAAGAAATCATCAATGCGACATCACTAATTGCAACACCAATTATAGAAGTCCCATTGGAAGATAAAACGAGCTACGAATTTGCTTTAAAGGTTAAAtcaaaaattgaaaagACAACACTGGGTCAAATATGCCTAAACATCAAACAGCTTTACACACCACAAAATAGCAAGTTGTTGTTCACTCTGAACagaaatttaatagaaCAACTGCACCttgaaattaattcaaATAAG tttttaATCATACCAGATTTTTATACACAccatatttatacatattt GGATATCATAATTGAAACTGGTTCCTTTGGGAAAGTTAAAATACCAAAAAACAGTGTGTACTCGATAGGAGACTGGCAGATTTGCATAGAACTTCCGTCCAATCAGCAGCATTTCTTCCAGCAAAACGCACTCATCTCTGGTTTAACCCAACTTGTGGTTGCAGGCTACAAAAGCATAAAAAGGGCAGTAATAAAGAGAGAAAGTACACCTCAAGGACCAAATTACCAAATTGCAGTTGAAGGATACGGACTTCAAGAGGTAATGGGATCATACGGTGTGATGTCATCTGCAGTTAAGAGTAATCACGTATCTGAAGTTGCCAAg GTTCTTGGAATAGAGGCTGCACGTAGTGTCATAATTAGCGAGATTCAAAAGTGTATGGACGCATATTCAATAGATATCGACTGCCGCTACATGAAGCTTCTGGGAGATGTAATGACGTTTAGGGGAGAAGTTGTTGGAATAAATAGGTTCGGTATACAGAAGATGAGATCATCAGCACTTATGTTAGCATCATTTGAGGAAACCAATGACCACCTGCTAGAGGCTGCGCTCCACCATAGAAGGGACCCAATCAAGGGTGTTTCTGAGTGTATAATAATGGGAAAGCCCATTTCTCTGGGAACTGGTTCCTTCGATATTTTAATGTCAAATTAG
- a CDS encoding uncharacterized protein (Tap579b07.q1c.cand.116 - score = 28.62;~Signal peptide predicted for TA10705 by SignalP 2.0 HMM (Signal peptide probability 0.982, signal anchor probability 0.000) with cleavage site probability 0.826 between residues 19 and 20) — protein MHINLVILITSILLRLSSCLDNVTERLTLKPLTNGDWFLTLDVSVTSRDFVELFENPEDPYFIMDVMPIDIAKLYLKTKSHWFEANLSFGEWKDSIWGHKPEILISNGLSLIASWPIFDKKVVNEHFKSLCYGLWGITGSMFSNLVNEDSYIHDITKLYEDDYNDDSLPNSTVLLSSDFEERACLDTVYKLRMLLPCLCTNGLVSLLGDERMFVRSSYRGVKLRVETIDEDLHFRTLVQFTVSQSMLPSSFSGFFPEGKLPMPCVSVSESSVKFVYPDSLEFTKYNELSLKYPDESLNNKYSELLSKFANGYTIVGDHSEIVFEVSELESKFLRVLKRVQSSLLIKVENLSEQTKKLCIHQPLPYWLKPLLHSIDVVVVGLTDDYVHYKCSSANCFTRNAQSSRNFNLFLDIFENLLPSKYHKHLVKFFDYINPVPKLPLSDRDPLMIYNIGRRWNNFGIYLSLEPKSVVYISVELSKDNITYEDIHLSAHRGQLVPSGIILDLDKLRRCTGFDPSNLDLADFTKLSSFSCPDLYHFTTSFFSHIVLPDNSKYLSIHTHQFI, from the coding sequence ATGCATATTAATTTGGTAATCCTAATTACCAGTATTCTACTGAGGCTTTCATCATGCTTGGACAACGTGACAGAAAGGCTGACTTTGAAGCCTCTTACCAACGGAGATTGGTTTTTGACACTCGATGTCTCTGTTACGTCCAGAGATTTTGTAGAATTGTTTGAGAATCCAGAGGATCCATACTTCATTATGGATGTTATGCCTATCGATATCGCAAAGCTGTATTTAAAGACTAAATCGCATTGGTTTGAAGCAAATTTATCATTCGGAGAATGGAAAGATTCTATTTGGGGGCATAAAcctgaaattttaatttccaATGGACTTTCTTTGATAGCTTCTTGGCCAATCTTCGATAAGAAGGTTGTTAATGAACATTTTAAATCGCTGTGTTATGGACTTTGGGGAATTACAGGTTCCATGTTTAGTAACCTCGTGAACGAGGATTCATACATTCACGACATCACAAAGTTGTATGAAGATGACTACAACGACGATTCTTTGCCAAATTCCActgttttattatcttcagACTTTGAAGAGAGAGCCTGCCTAGATACAGTGTATAAACTGAGGATGCTCCTGCCCTGCTTGTGTACGAATGGGTTGGTAAGTTTGTTGGGGGATGAAAGAATGTTTGTACGCTCATCTTACAGAGGAGTGAAGTTGAGGGTAGAAACGATAGATGAAGATCTTCATTTTAGAACTCTTGTACAATTTACTGTTTCACAATCCATGTTGCCATCCTCGTTCAGTGGGTTTTTTCCAGAGGGGAAACTCCCAATGCCATGCGTTAGTGTTTCTGAGTCATCGGTTAAATTCGTTTACCCAGACTCACTAGAATTTACAAAGTACAATGAATTGAGCTTAAAATACCCAGACGAGTCATTGAACAACAAGTACTCGGAGTTGTTATCTAAGTTCGCTAATGGCTATACGATTGTCGGAGATCATTCAGAAATTGTGTTCGAGGTTTCGGAACTGGAAAGCAAATTTTTGCGTGTTTTAAAGCGTGTCCAGTCTTCACTACTCATTAAGGTGGAGAATTTATCTGAACAAACCAAAAAGCTTTGTATCCATCAACCACTCCCGTACTGGCTAAAACCTCTTCTACACTCAATTGACGTAGTAGTTGTAGGTCTAACCGACGATTATGTACATTACAAATGTAGTTCAGCAAACTGTTTCACAAGAAATGCGCAGTCCAGTCgcaattttaatttatttctgGATATATTCGAAAATCTTTTACCGTCAAAATATCACAAGCACCTAGTTAAATTTTTTGATTATATAAACCCTGTTCCCAAATTGCCCTTAAGTGACCGTGATCCCCTAATGATATACAATATTGGTAGGCGTTGGAACAATTTCGGCATCTATTTATCCCTAGAGCCAAAGAGTGTAGTATACATTTCTGTTGAATTATCCAAGGATAACATTACTTATGAAGATATTCATCTATCAGCACACAGAGGGCAGCTTGTGCCATCAGGAATAATACTAGATTTGGACAAATTAAGAAGATGTACTGGATTCGACCCTTCCAACCTTGATTTGGCTGACTTCACAAAACTCTCCAGTTTCAGTTGTCCCGACTTGTACCATTTCACGACTTCGTTTTTTTCGCACATTGTGTTACCTGACAACAGTAAGTATTTATCCATACATACTCACCAATTCATTTAG
- a CDS encoding 30S ribosomal protein S15, putative (Tap579b07.q1c.C.cand.30 - score = 57.14;~SMART pfam:Ribosomal_S15 (PF00312) at aa 173-259, E()=7.60e-11) yields MLFSSYRIYVFSLVLVLIYNCRVEPFKIRYGREKSRIEKLKKRKGAILDKLNSYIRTRGYGLLPLKALPHDSIANLQKEDKLETFINPSIDDTLYSLTSEAIRRKKTKNPIVPVDFEKFNPLFRKISALRTYKSNIDYENRPGKLDPDNYRIDFVELDTWDIHPRRIRVKGKYFSKLYEYELKEPMKRHEFDTGSPEVVVAALTAKIDYLTHHLDNNRRDIQAKRQITKLGYKRRKLLKYLYRTRRETYDLLTDTFDIHFEDDFCPIKKIIKKNTHLYHTKTKRYHTAKERKEDLYRYKFVI; encoded by the exons ATGCTTTTTAGCTCTTATCGCATATATGTGTTCTCACTAGTGCTTGTGCTTATTTATAATTGTCGAGTTGAACCTTTTAAAATAAGATACGGGAGGGAAAAGAGTAGaatagaaaaattaaaaaaaagaaaaggaGCTATTTTGGACAAGTTAAACTCTTATATAAGGACCAGAGGTTACGGACTTTTGCCATTAAAAGCATTACCTCATGATTCCATAGCGAATCTACAGAAAGAAGACAAACTTGAAACATTTATTAACCCTTCGATAGACGATACTTTATATTCGTTGACATCTGAGGCCA TTAGAAGGAAGAAAACTAAGAATCCAATCGTCCCAGTTGATTTTGAGAAATTTAACCCTCTCTTCAGAAAAATATCGGCTCTAAGAACATACAAAAGTAACATTGACTACGAAAATCGACCAGGAAAATTAGATCCTGACAATTACAGAATTGACTTTGTTGAGCTAGATACGTGGGATATACACCCTAGAAGAATAAGAGTTAAAGGA AAATATTTCTCAAAGTTGTACGAATACGAGCTGAAAGAGCCTATGAAAAGGCATGAATTCGATACTGGATCACCTGAAGTAGTAGTGGCAGCTCTAACAGCAAAAATAGATTATCTTACACACCATCTGGATAACAATAGAAGG GATATCCAGGCGAAAAGACAAATTACAAAACTAGGATATAAGCGTAGAAA attattaaaatatcttTATCGCACTAGAAGGGAAACCTACGACTTGCTGACTGACACATTTGATATACACTTCGAGGATGACTTTTGTccaataaaaaaaataataaagaaaaacACACACCTGTATCACACAAAAACTAAGCGTTACCACACAGCAAAGGAGAGAAAAGAAGATTTATACAggtataaatttgttatttaa
- a CDS encoding uncharacterized protein (Tap579b07.q1c.C.cand.30 - score = 57.14), translating to MIIIYIYCVLQICSGIKFPGPNNFKYSFVKSDKQKEKSADSPVYLFLPPPEPDQSTNIIPKDVNVVNNQNYDEIISGLKTKVFTNEPTLINFVPEVKLNDKNNVTDNKVSSFILKMSEMMLLSDRVIVPIDFSELMRSGCCGSDRLKLLGLVMIAVNLQYQYSPKLHFVVYNYNTMEDKMYLSSYEKEYINRQKSEISGVLKDFIHSFVNTSPSQFLPNNIILTCSYVNNYKNVSKILKDLFVEDLGYFGVCSSDIKDEFDKKIRVCENIEKFTSSMQEVKQTKFNLVEFNQIVKHSDLYAHLLNIHDSSYKM from the exons atgattattatttatatatattgtgTTTTGCAGATTTGCTCAGGGATTAAGTTCCCTGGCCcaaacaattttaaatactCGTTTGTAAAATCTGATAAACAAAAAGAAAAATCAGCCGATAGTCCAGTATACTTGTTTCTACCTCCACCAGAACCTGACCAAAGTACAAATATCATACCCAAGGATGTAAACGTTGTCAATAACCAAAACTATGATGAAATCATAAGTGGTCTGAAGACCAAAGTGTTCACAAATGAGCCTACTCTGATAAACTTTGTTCCAGAAGTCAAGTTGAACGACAAGAACAACGTGACGGATAACAAGGTGTCGAGTTTTATACTCAAGATGTCCGAAATGATGTTGTTGTCGGACAGAGTTATAGTGCCTATAGACTTTTCAGAACTGATGAGAAGTGGATGCTGCGGTTCTGACCGTCTGAAGTTACTGGGCCTAGTCATGATAGCAGTTAATTTGCAGTACCAGTACTCGCCTAAACTTCACTTTGTGGTGTACAACTATAACACAATGGAGGACAAAATGTATCTAAGTTCATACGAAAAGGAATACATTAATAGACAAAAGTCAGAAATAAGTGGAGTGTTGAAGGACTTTATACACTCATTTGTTAACACATCGCCATCACAATTCCTGCCAAATAACATAATACTCACGTGCAGCTATGTTAACAATTATAAGAATGTC AGTAAGATACTAAAGGATTTGTTTGTCGAGGACTTAGGCTACTTTGGAGTTTGCTCAAGTGACATAAAGgatgaatttgataaaaaaatcaGAGTTTGtgaaaatattgaaaagtTCACCTCATCAATGCAAGAAGTTAAGCAGACGAAATTCAATTTAGTGGAATTCAATCAAATTGTCAAACACTCAGATTTATACGCACACTTGCTAAACATACACGACTCTTCATACAAgatgtaa
- a CDS encoding uncharacterized protein (Tap579b07.q1c.C.cand.31 - score = 12.22;~SMART 1 transmembrane domain at aa 59-81;~1 probable transmembrane helix predicted for TA10680 by TMHMM2.0 at aa 59-81) has protein sequence MGWHIQKYIAKAGRAVNPLTWYKAWNNNEGKQISDVARKIAYSLNNEFAQIGRVSQYRYWWWANPLGAGLVVFGIYKFWYLSYMAHKQRKVAQVVAGAYGQGGQWLNPVPK, from the exons ATGGGATGGCATATTCAGAAGTATATCGCCAAGGCAGGTAGAGCTGTCAACCCACTCACGTGGTATAAAGCCtggaataataatgaagGAAAACAGATATCAGATGTAGCAAGGAAAATCGCATACAGCctaaataatgaatttgcACAAATTGGAAGAGTAAGCCAGTATAGATACTGGTGGTGGGCCAATCCACTGGGAGCAGGACTAGTAGTCTTTGGaatctataaattttgGTACCTCTCATACATGGCACATAAACAGCGTAAAG TTGCCCAAGTGGTCGCAGGAGCCTACGGTCAAGGAGGCCAGTGGCTTAACCCAGTCccaaaataa
- a CDS encoding uncharacterized protein (Tap579b07.q1c.C.cand.32 - score = 8.21;~SMART ZnF_AN1 (SM00154) at aa 27-73, E()=7.53e-03) — protein MSSEGCAEEVDEEEILLNSVIKETWTCHFTPKGSPIGCKEDTKVVGHDCKYCRLRFCIKHRAPETHGCNPKPVKLTKHGRPKGKK, from the coding sequence atgtcTAGCGAAGGGTGTGCCGAAGAGGTGGATGAGGAGGAGATTCTGCTAAACTCAGTAATTAAGGAGACCTGGACCTGTCATTTTACCCCAAAAGGATCTCCTATAGGCTGCAAAGAGGATACGAAAGTTGTAGGCCACGACTGCAAGTACTGTAGACTTCGATTCTGCATTAAACACAGAGCACCTGAAACACACGGGTGTAACCCGAAGCCAGTGAAACTAACTAAACACGGAAGACCCAAGGGGAAGAAGTAA